The Argiope bruennichi chromosome 9, qqArgBrue1.1, whole genome shotgun sequence genome contains a region encoding:
- the LOC129984798 gene encoding techylectin-like protein has product MKKNLLKSLFSCSILYKMDIRLMVRFLLLHSVFIIVSAQSEEYSNCEVKTKTTSYLDVATQMIRNAKESYRPCPSMQHKAIDCEEILKAGHNESKVYTVWPNSRVLNGRSIDVFCDMDTDGGGWTVLQRRGNFSRPKDYFFQDWKAYKTGFGNIEKDFWLGNDNIFALSNQRLTSIRFDLKDVEGQKRYALYDTFWIDDEDHKYTLHIGGYSGDAGDSMIGSHNNNKFTTKDQDNDNEANQSCSQLYKGGWWYGACHASNLNGLYLRGKHESYADGVVWHSWKGHHESMDTTEIKIRSKDFRKILNPLVNVSPTETMTPE; this is encoded by the exons atgaaaaagaacctTTTGAAATCACTATTTTCGTGCTCTATTCTTTACAAAATGGACATAAG GTTGATGGTCCGTTTTCTTTTACTTCACTCCGTTTTCATTATCGTCAGTGCTCAGAGTGAAGAATATTCGAACTGCGAAGTGAAAACGAAGACTACGTCTTATCTGGATGTAGCAACACAGATGATAAGAAATGCGAAAGAAAGTTATCGCCCGT GTCCAAGTATGCAACATAAAGCTATCGATTGCGAGGAAATATTAAAAGCAGGCCATAATGAAAGCAAAGTATACACTGTTTGGCCTAACAGTAGAGTGTTGAATGGAAGATCCATTGATGTCTTCTGCGACATGGATACTGATGGAGGAGGATGGACG gTCCTGCAAAGGAGAGGTAACTTCTCAAGGCCGAAAGATTACTTTTTTCAAGACTGGAAGGCTTACAAAACGGGTTTTGGAAACATTGAAAAGGATTTTTGGCTAG GTAATGACAACATCTTTGCTTTGAGTAATCAAAGACTGACTTCCATACGCTTCGATCTGAAAGACGTCGAAGGACAGAAACGCTACGCCTTATATGACACCTTCTGGATTGACGATGAGGATCACAAATACACCTTGCATATTGGTGGTTACAGTGGCGATGCTG GAGACTCAATGATAGGATctcataacaataataaattcacGACTAAAGACCAAGATAACGATAATGAAGCCAATCAGAGCTGTTCACAACTTTATAAAGGTGGATGGTGGTATGGCGCGTGCCATGCATCGAATCTGAACGGACTGTACTTGAGAGGGAAGCATGAGAGCTACGCGGATGGAGTCGTCTGGCATTCCTGGAAAGGCCACCATGAATCAATGGACACCACAGAAATTAAAATCAGATCAAAAGATTTCAGGAAAATTTTGAATCCATTGGTGAATGTTTCACCAACGGAAACAATGACGCCAGAATAA